A single Diceros bicornis minor isolate mBicDic1 chromosome 7, mDicBic1.mat.cur, whole genome shotgun sequence DNA region contains:
- the LOC131408019 gene encoding olfactory receptor 52D1-like, with the protein MPLLNTSRPSPVTFLLMGIPGLEHLHVWIGIPFCSMYVVAVVGNVTILAVVRAERSLHEPMFLFLCMLSVTDLVLSTSTLPRMLCLFWLGAHDITFDACLAQMFFIHSFTTMESGFFLAMAIDRYVAICHPLHHATILTHSRITIIGIIVVIRGVAFFSPHPILLKQLSYCRTQIIAHTYCEFMAVVKLACVDTGAITRYSLSVASIIGSGDAILIAISYAFILHSVFSLPSREASFKALGTCGSHVCVILVFYSTTGFSIFTHRFGKNVPAHVHIFIANMYLLVPPFLNPIVYGVRTKKIQEHVLRALRVKVS; encoded by the coding sequence ATGCCACTTCTCAACACTTCTCGTCCCTCTCCTGTCACCTTCTTGCTGATGGGTATCCCAGGACTAGAGCACCTGCATGTCTGGATCGGAATTCCTTTCTGCTCCATGTACGTGGTGGCTGTGGTGGGGAATGTGACCATCCTGGCCGTGGTGAGGGCAGAGCGAAGCCTCCATGAGCCTATGTTCCTTTTTCTGTGCATGCTCTCGGTCACTGACCTGGTCCTCTCCACATCTACGCTGCCCCGCATGCTCTGTCTCTTCTGGCTTGGAGCCCATGACATCACCTTCGATGCCTGCCTGGCCCAAATGTTCTTCATTCACAGCTTTACTACCATGGAATCAGGCTTTTTCCTGGCCATGGCCATTGACCGTTATGTGGCCATTTGTCATCCACTGCACCATGCCACCATTCTCACCCATAGTCGCATCACTATAATTGGTATTATTGTGGTGATTCGGGGCGTAGCcttcttttctccacaccctatCCTGCTCAAACAGCTGTCTTACTGCAGAACACAAATCATTGCCCACACTTACTGTGAGTTTATGGCTGTGGTGAAGCTGGCATGTGTGGACACAGGAGCCATCACGCGTTATAGCCTCAGTGTGGCTTCTATCATTGGCTCAGGTGATGCCATTCTCATTGCTATATCCTACGCTTTCATTCTTCATTCTGTATTCAGTCTGCCATCCCGAGAAGCTAGCTTTAAGGCTTTGGGCACATGTGGATCTCATGTCTGTGTTATTCTTGTCTTCTATTCCACAACTGGTTTTTCCATTTTCACTCACCGTTTTGGGAAAAATGTGCCTGCACATGTCCATATTTTTATTGCAAATATGTACCTTTTGGTACCCCCTTTTCTCAACCCCATTGTGTATGGAGTAAGGACCAAGAAAATACAGGAGCATGTTCTTAGGGCACTAAGGGTCAAAGTGTCCTGA
- the LOC131408020 gene encoding olfactory receptor 52A1-like gives MASVNMSYLDPTTVTLIGIPGLEHVQFWIGFSFFVVCLLALLGNTILLIIIPAECSLHLPMYIFLAILAATDVGLCVAIAPKMLAIFWFGSCSMVFDACLIQLFFIHALQGMESGILLAMAFDRYVAICNPLRHTSILTPFVLVSMVLVVAIRATVLIGILPILIKRLLHLFHSTVIAHSYCEHMAVVKLAAEDIQVNKTCGLLVGFTILGFDMIFILISYILIFQAVFRLQQNEARLKAFNTCTAHIFVFLEFYTLAFFSFFSHRYGHVAPSTHILMSTIYLLVPPALNPIVYGVKSKVIRKRVAQIFFLNHRS, from the exons ATGGCATCCGTTAACATGTCATATCTGGACCCCACAACAGTGACGCTGATTGGCATCCCTGGACTAGAGCATGTGCAGTTTTGGATTGGGTTTTCCTTCTTCGTAGTATGCCTGCTGGCTCTTCTGGGAAATACCATTTTACTGATCATCATCCCTGCAGAATGCAGCCTGCACCTCCCCATGTACATCTTCCTGGCAATTCTGGCAGCCACTGATGTAGGTCTCTGTGTAGCCATTGCTCCCAAGATGTTGGCCATCTTCTGGTTTGGCTCTTGCTCCATGGTTTTTGATGCTTGCTTAATCCAGCTCTTCTTCATCCACGCCTTGCAGGGCATGGAATCTGGCATCCTGTTGGCCATGGCCTTTGACCGCTATGTTGCCATCTGTAATCCTTTGAGGCACACATCTATCCTCACACCTTTTGTCCTGGTTAGTATGGTGCTGGTTGTGGCAATCCGGGCAACGGTGCTCATTGGCATTTTACCAATTTTAATCAAAAGACT actgcaccTTTTCCATTCCACTGTAATTGCTCACTCTTACTGTGAGCACATGGCTGTGGTCAAGCTGGCTGCAGAAGACATCCAAGTCAATAAAACATGTGGTCTCCTTGTGGGTTTTACAATTCTGGgatttgacatgatttttatcctcatttcctATATCCTTATTTTCCAGGCTGTTTTTCGTCTACAGCAAAACGAGGCACGGCTCAAAGCATTTAATACATGCACAGCtcacatttttgttttccttgagtTTTATACTCttgccttcttctctttcttcagccACCGTTATGGACATGTTGCCCCCTCTACCCACATTCTTATGTCTACCATCTACCTCCTTGTGCCACCTGCACTCAACCCTATTGTTTATGGTGTAAAAAGTAAGGTAATTCGTAAACGTGtggcacagattttttttctgaatcataGATCATAG
- the LOC131409053 gene encoding olfactory receptor 51I2-like: MGNSTILIVIWVELSLHEPMYFFLSMLAVSDLGLCAATLPTMLKLFLFNTCEIHFDACLAQMYFIHIFSMMESGILLSMAFDRYIAISNLLRYTAILNSSATMKISVEFAFWAIIILIPAPVLIKQLKFCEANVLSHSYCLHPDIIKLSCSDHHINSFLGLIVIIITFGVDFVLILLSYVKIFTTVLGIASQGERVKALNTCVSHICAVLLVYVPMLGVSIIHHFGKYVPHVVHVIMGYVYLLVPPVLNPVVYCIKTHEIRTHLLDIFKKISKNVY; encoded by the coding sequence ATGGGCAATAGTACCATATTGATAGTAATCTGGGTGGAACTATCACTCCATGAACCcatgtacttctttctttccatgcTGGCAGTCAGTGACCTGGGCCTCTGTGCCGCCACCTTACCTACAATGCTTAAGCTTTTCTTGTTCAATACTTGTGAAATACACTTTGATGCATGCCTTGCCCAGATGTACTTTATCCATATCTTCTCCATGATGGAGTCAGGTATCCTACTGTCTATGGCTTTTGACCGCTATATAGCCATATCCAATCTTCTCAGATACACTGCCATCCTGAACAGTTCTGCCACCATGAAAATTTCTGTAGAGTTTGCGTTCTGGGCCATCATTATCCTCATCCCAGCccctgtgctcattaagcaactcAAATTTTGTGAAGCCAATGTACTTTCCCATTCCTATTGTTTACACCCAGATATTATTAAGCTTTCCTGCTCTGACCACCATATTAACAGCTTCTTAGGACTCATTGTCATTATCatcacatttggagttgattttgtGCTCATCCTGCTCTCCTATGTGAAGATCTTCACCACAGTTCTGGGTATTGCCTCCCAGGGAGAACGAGTCAAGGCCCTTAATACCTGCGTCTCCCACATCTGTGCTGTGCTGCTGGTCTACGTCCCCATGTTGGGAGTGTCCATCATTCACCACTTTGGAAAGTATGTGCCACATGTGGTTCATGTCATCATGGGCTATGTCTACTTGTTGGTGCCTCCTGTGCTCAACCCAGTTGTCTATTGCATCAAGACTCATGAGATACGCACTCACCTTCTggatattttcaagaaaatatcaaaaaatgtatattaa